The DNA segment TTTATTTCCGGATTTTACAGAATAAAAAAGAGGGAGTCGGCTTTATCCGACCCTTAAGATACGTTAACGGTGCCTAGCATCGTCGGGTGCAGCTGGCAGAAGTACTTGTACGTGCCTGCCTTTGTGAAGGTAAAGCTGTAGCTTGACTTTG comes from the Nitrososphaera sp. genome and includes:
- a CDS encoding plastocyanin/azurin family copper-binding protein; translated protein: KSSYSFTFTKAGTYKYFCQLHPTMLGTVNVS